Proteins encoded together in one Bacteroides ovatus window:
- a CDS encoding DUF4925 domain-containing protein produces the protein MRNLRKLFYVACAVFFFTSCEETYNDKLFWPGEISQEYGSYIKPYTLDLTYSGEKLVGKTVSFKTGDSETGTLTLNDVIPGEKETPISHIQLYENEEKGYYTFSGTNITMGGATVKYSGSITPKTMKLDLNVVMADPQKLVNKYDFALYKMVQDLTNEFHPVQYKGACYFDMKPKEGIGTDEASLMYLLGNLAPGILQTLIPQLIKDIKLEKDGTITAYYSSDPINEELLFLPLNGDEAEVVQKQIQTVIENRTYEKSPNGLAYWGQANNKLILKLNIPAIITEIIKNSQQQIDGELINGITEAILKTDPIRLKSLLSTLNAIVNNDILGYLVMVDDASFTALFNCIKNGIPMNITHTKDGHTYLYLDYQTLTPVINILSGIKVDLGGLSLDLAMIAEQWKLMQLFNLGLDLVPSTK, from the coding sequence ATGAGAAACTTACGAAAACTATTTTATGTAGCTTGCGCGGTATTTTTCTTTACATCATGCGAAGAGACTTACAATGACAAGCTATTTTGGCCGGGAGAAATTAGTCAGGAATATGGCTCGTATATTAAACCATATACGCTAGACCTAACCTACAGTGGAGAGAAACTCGTTGGAAAAACTGTCAGTTTCAAGACAGGAGATAGTGAAACGGGAACACTGACACTGAATGATGTGATTCCCGGAGAAAAGGAAACTCCTATCAGTCATATCCAACTGTATGAGAATGAAGAGAAAGGGTATTACACTTTCAGCGGAACAAATATCACGATGGGAGGAGCTACAGTGAAATACAGCGGTAGCATTACTCCGAAAACGATGAAGCTGGATTTGAATGTGGTAATGGCTGATCCCCAAAAGCTGGTTAACAAATACGACTTCGCTCTTTATAAAATGGTTCAGGATCTTACGAATGAATTTCATCCTGTACAGTACAAAGGTGCCTGTTATTTCGATATGAAACCTAAAGAAGGGATAGGAACTGACGAAGCTTCATTAATGTATCTCTTAGGTAACCTTGCCCCGGGTATTCTTCAGACGCTCATACCTCAATTAATAAAAGATATCAAACTGGAAAAGGATGGTACTATTACAGCATATTACTCTTCAGATCCAATAAATGAAGAGTTACTGTTCTTACCTTTGAATGGCGATGAAGCAGAAGTTGTTCAAAAACAAATTCAAACCGTTATAGAAAACCGTACTTATGAGAAATCTCCTAATGGACTAGCTTATTGGGGACAAGCCAATAACAAGTTAATATTAAAACTAAATATTCCCGCAATCATTACAGAAATCATTAAGAATAGCCAGCAACAGATAGATGGTGAGCTTATCAACGGGATTACTGAAGCCATTCTCAAAACGGACCCCATTCGCCTCAAAAGTCTGCTTTCCACTCTTAATGCAATTGTGAATAATGATATATTAGGTTACTTGGTAATGGTGGACGATGCCTCTTTTACCGCTTTATTCAATTGCATCAAAAATGGTATTCCCATGAATATAACCCATACCAAAGATGGACATACCTATCTATACCTGGACTATCAGACATTAACTCCTGTCATCAACATACTATCCGGAATTAAAGTCGATTTAGGAGGACTTTCATTGGATTTGGCTATGATTGCTGAACAATGGAAACTCATGCAATTATTCAATTTAGGATTGGACTTAGTTCCATCGACCAAATAA